TATCATTTCCAGATATGTTTTATCAGGATTCTAATTTGAACTGTTGGAAACAACATATATAGAGCAAGAAGTAAAAGTATATgtacatttttcttttctataatTCGAATATCTTCGGCATTGGTTCACAGAATTCTAGTTTCAGTGTCCACAAATGTATTTCCTTTTTGTTCACTGCATTTAGGCAATCCCTTCAGCTTTCAGACACGATCTTATGCAATACATGATTACCAGAACGCTACCTGAACCAGATCtgtttttgataaaacactGTCTCGGAGGAAGGATCTGAATTGCGGTGATGGAATCAGCAGAATGGTTTCTGTTTCCGGTAGGCGTTAGGAGGGGAAGCTCCAACATAGGTTGTAAGAAATTGATTTCCTGAATGGGCTGTTGTAACAGATTGAAAGCTGGTTAGTGAGGTGTCTAAAAAGGTGGTTGTGTTATGTGATTGATAGAAGCATTAACTGAAATTGGTGGCCATTTAAGTCTGAAGGGTGGAAGTGTCATAATCGTGTGTTATGTGATTGAGAGGATCTTTAGCTGAAGTTGTTGGCCATTTAAACTCTGAAATAGGCTGAAAATGGTTATGGCCTATGAGCTAGGGCAGATCTATCTTCTGGGTCCACGGGCTTTGACAATCtctttaattttgattaacGGTTGAATTGGTTAagtattttttactttttactcgAACACACCAAAACagtaaaattttaaaatgcgagagcaaaaaaaaaatgctcgCATCTGGACTTTAAAAAATTGTCCTCAGTTCCATTTATCTAACTTTACTTGATTTCGAAACCTGGATTCCTAACTCCACCACTGTGCATAGAATATAGACAATACTTGGTGAGTGGAAATTGAAATTTTGTTAAGCACAGTACATTCATGGGTCAGACTGAGAGGTTTGGACTGAACTTCACAGACCCACTCTGgaaatttatatagaaactcatttttgaaaaattaaaaatttacaattatatcaagtaagaatttcatttatatcaaattaagtaaattattatttttaatatattttaagaattaaaatttataaactaaAGGTTTACAAACCCGATCCATTGGAAACAGGCTGGATGGATATCCGGGACAGTGAATAGGACTAATTGTAACATAGATCATAAGAAAAATTGCTTTTATGTGAACAACAGAAAAATTAAGCAACTCTAACACTCTAGCTGGTCCAAGTAATACAATTCAGCCACCCTAAGGAAGACTTTGACAACTAGGTTTTTCCTGTATCTATTCAATTAATTTAAGGCTATTTATCATATTCCAAGGGCAATTTGGTCTTATATTATACATTCCTACTGCCACTGATTTTTTTCATCATCATCTGCAGATAATAGTGTCACATATCTGCTACATTTTGAATTTTACATCCTACAATATTGCatataaaaactaaatcatCTTTCTTCATCAGCTGAGCTATAATTACTTACTGTCATCGGGAAGAAGTTGAGCGGGATGTTGATGATCCCGAGGGCCATCGAACGATTGGGTCTTCCTTAGATTCCAGTGAAGACCTTCATGTATGCTACGGAAGAAGTCGTCGGTAGAATCGACCTGGCATGCTGTTGGCACGGGCCAAGGTGCCATGCTGCATACAAGTGCATCACCGGGAGCTAACTGTTTCCTGTCCTTGCCATCGAAGGATACCCAAGCAGAGCTTCTGCTGTTAAAAGGGACTTGTACCCGGACTGTTACGTGTTCGGGTAATATCAGAGGGCGGAATGATAAGGAATGTGGACAAATTGGTGTGAAGAGGATGCCCGGAACCTGCAATAGCAGAATATGCATTTAAATTATCATCAATCCACTTCTGAAAACACATTACATCCTAGGAAACGAGTTTCAAAATTTTAAGAAACGGGTTtactaattttttaaattatagaaaCTTGACGTACAAGTTTCTGAGCGTTTTTGTTTCCAAAACGTTTCGGAAACGTGAAACACTTTAAAATCAAAGTTTCGGTGTTTGTAAGAAGGAATAACTTCCAGTACAAGCTCTAGCAATAGCTGCTAGATGaaaaccattttttttaatcatttgGAACAATACATCAACAAAGCAGGGACAATCACAAAGATATTCATTTGAAACGTCACCGAGAAGAAGTTTGTGAACATATGTAGGAAGGACATTGTTCATTGTTCCTTTTCAATCTCGAAGCAAAAAAATTCTCTAGACACAAGTCAAATGACCACCATTAGATGTACTCTCAAAAAACTTGTCCTTGGATGCGAATGAATTTTTAACCAATTCTTTAAACGCTCTCTACATTTAACTAATTCTTAAATTGAATCTTATCTACACCATTTAATATATGTGATTCTACCGGCAGGTTTCTGCTTATGTTGGCACTGTACTTCACCAGGAAATTCTGGTTCATATGCTTAGATGAGAAATATCATAATTCAAGTATCCTGGCCGAGGTTTACTTCTAAGGAGTGCATTGTTTTCTTCATCAGTAAACTATCACATGAAATGAAACACAGTTATTTAAGGAAAAATAGGTATTTGGATTTACCTGTGGATGCACCATTGAACCTCCAGCGGCTAAAGAGTATGCTGTGCTACCAGAAGTAGTTGATAAAATCAACCCATCACCTTGCACACATGTCACAAAGGAGTTGTCACAAAAGCATTCCAAATTTGTGAGGAAAGATGATATTCCACGGTCGATTGTAACTTCATTTAGGACAAGTATAGGATCCTCAGTTTCAACCTCATTTGTTGCTGAATCTCTAATAACGTGGCATTGCAACCTGTGTCGTAATGTTATACTAATGGGACCCCGGAGAATGGAATCAAGGCAATCTCTATAATGTTCACTATCTAAGAACAGTTAAAGAATACTTTTGAGTCAGACATCAGAAATATAACGTGTCATTAAATTAATGATAACTCCTTTGAGAACCAAGCCAGTATTAGCTGTAGACCATTTTCACATTTAAGGAAATTTCACTAGAAAACTTTAAGGATACAAAATGGTGTCATAAAGCCAAGAGAACCTAACGAAAAAGGAACAACCGGAGGAACTGGTCCTTTGAACATTGATGCAGTCTGAAAATGGAGAAAGCAGATGGTAAgttctccaaaaaaaaaaaaaaattaggaggAAAGAACATTATATATGTACAGCTAACCTAGATCGAATTAAAGGCACATACCCAAAGAACAGTACCATCCCCACCAAGAGTTATCACGAGGTCAACTTTTGCATGTAGTAAAGAAATTTCCTTGTCTGCAACGTAAGTTCATGAACTCATAAATAATATCCATTTTGAGGAAACCAGTTATCAGGCATTGTGCATTAGaaatttatttccttttttgCAATTGCAGAACCTAGCATAGGGTCCTTAAAGATTATATATTAGGATTATGGACCAAAAGAGGATATGAAGAAGAATATTAAAAACAATATGAACAAGTTGGCTCATAGATTCAAAAAGTAAGAATATTCAACAATTTACCGTCTTTCCACGTTTGCAAAAAGTCAAAGTAAGATGATTCTGTCAGAAGTTCACGCTTCACACGAGGCTCaacataaatttttaactttttatgcTCCCTCAACCATCTGATAATGGAAATTGACAATTTTAGATATATAGAAAAATTTGCCCAATGGTATGCAAGCATTAgttgaaaataataatattaaccAAGCTCCAACCAAACACATATACATAAAAGGGAAGAAAACAATTTTAGTATTCTCACCTGACCATATCTGTACAAAGAATTCGAACAGAAGTTGAATTTGGTTTGGTAAAAATAAGCACAGTCTGTGGGTCAGATTCCCACTTCAAGGAAATCTGGAGAAAAGAAGCATTTGATTAGATATATACAAGGGGGCCCCAAATATACTGATCCTGACAAAGGTATAAATGTTCTCAGCAGGTCATATAAGGTATATATATTTCGTAAGATTTTCCGGTGTAATACTTAACAGTATGActtgaaaaaaatacaaaatgctTATGGCCTTGAAGGGGTAATACCTGTTTACTGCTGCGCTCAGCAGTTGTTATATTTCCCTTGTCAAAAGAGACAACATCATGTTTATGCTGATCACTATCTTCACCTTTGGAATACCATGAAAGTTTAAAAGATGCCTGTATCAGGATAGAAAAAATGGAATTCAAATAAGCATTATAATTTTTCAAGCCCATGACGCGATATCATCGAAATCCATTACTACAGCTCACTTGTCAAGGAAGTTATCACATTTCGCACAGTGGATTTGAAAAGCAGCagtaaatataaaattagaaaaaaaaatgaaatgcaAGTATATAACCAATAATAGAAGTAATATaaggaaaagaaggaaaaataaaATCCTTCCAaaatatcctttctaagttctAGATAGGATATGGGAAACCTCAAGAAATGTTAATAAAAATTACCAAGACTTGGGGGTTTCCATCCAAACATGTAATGCTGTTAACCTAGAAAGATATAGATGTATGCAATCAAACAATAAGCAGTGTCAAAATGCAAATTAAATAGCTAGGCAGCTGAGAGGCACGTATGAGAAATTACCTTCCTCTTCATCCTACTCTTAACCGTTTTGGAATCAAGATCATTCTCTCCATCTTGAAGAATTTCATGGGAGCAAATCCCATTTAAATAGCAATTATCTGATTGTTCTTTTGTGTGATTAAAGACCACAGGTGGCTTGGACGAGCCCTCTGTCCTCCCTTCAGAAAACCCACCATTACAGTCCCCTGCAGCACAAGCAATATAATTCCTGCTTAATTAAAATGGGAGAAGACAGGTTCTGAACTCTTAACCCCCCAAAAAAAGCACActtggagagagagagagagagagagacatgTAATGATCAAACTAAGAACcaaattaaacaaacaacaaattATTGCCACGTGCAAGAAACGACTACCACTTCTAATTGGTTAGCATCAAAAGAAAGTTACAAAAAATTTGAGCATATAAACTAACAACCTGCGAAGGAGTTAACAAAACAAGACAATATTGATGCTGACACAATAACAGCTTCAAAGCAAAAACTTTATATGGTGCCAAAACTTTTCAATGGCCTAGACACAAATGTCAATAGAATGAAGGCATCCACACCCGCAAAAGGCAAAGAATACACGACACCATGATGATCAAATTCCAAACTGAATTAAGCAAACGACAAAATCTTGCCATGTGCAGTAAAAATAGACAGCCACTACTAGCAGTTTTACTGTCGGTTAGGATCAAATGGGATGTCCAGTAAAGGTGTTAAAGAAATAAAACAGGACGGAAAGTGATTTAATACTGCATAGAAACAGCACCAGCCCTGAGCCTAGGCGAGGAGTGAGACCTCCTAGGGCCCAGGATGAATGGCTGGGCCCAATTGCCCAATAATATCGATACGAAACAAATAATGATCGAACAatttttaatgaaatatttaatttatcatTTATTGGAATCTATTTTGAACTTTCAAATACATTCTTTTAAGAAGGCCTCTTATCTTAGTCTAGGGCTCATAGTGTCAGGACCGGCGCTGGATAGAAATAATAGTAGTGGCAGAAATTCCATTACTAGAAACAAATGAATGAATGTGTCTTAGACAGCAAAAAGCCAAAGGACACAACTTAAAACTTAccaaattgagaaaaaaaaaaatctacagTGTATTGCTTGCCACATTCAGTAAAGTAGTTAAAATCAGTAGAAAGTTGCTGAAAAATTCATAGGGTAAGAAACATCCAGCCAAGGTgtcgaaaaaaaaaacaagcatGATCCATAGGGAACTCAATAAATCAAAGCTATTGGAACAATAATCTCCAACTAATTAATAAAGAATCATGAAATAATTCTCTCTGTTGTCATAGAAGCTTTTTCATTTCGAGTTTCCACCTAATAGTCATGCATAAGATACCTAACTGCATGAAACTCATCTGATAGTACTATTTATTAAGtatgtttatttaatcattagAAACCTCTACGCTGCAGATGTTGGTTTCGATCCCTCTCCAGTTCGAATCTACGTTTCCACTCAGCAGCCTCAGCTTGGGCAGAAGCTTTTCCTTCAGCAGCTCGCCTCAACGCCTTGGCAACAGCTAAAGTGTAAAATTGCATGTCAGCTTCAAAGGTACATTACATAATTCCAGTAACAGAATAAAAACTCAAGAGTTATATACAAGCATACTTCTTAGGGCCTCTGAGAACTCTATAAGATGGTCGTCAGTTCCATGAACTGGAGTCTGTTGAAGAATTTCCTGCACTGCCTTCTCCGAAtggaagagagaaagagaatcaGTAAATCCATTTTCTGGCTCTGAGCATGAAAAACTAGCATCTCCATTAGCACAAGAATCCTATCAAACAAAAAGCATATCATTTAGCATAACAATATAACATACTAGGTAGCTGACCAATGAGAAAAAATAACAGAACTTCAAGCATACATAGTCACACGGTTCTGATTTAACCATAATTACATTCGACCATCTACTACACCATAGCAAACTTATACATAATCATTTTCAAATTAGAAACAGAGAATTTCTAAGCAAACAAATAAAAGTGACATTCCGGTCCTTCAGTGACCTACCTTTTGAAGCTGAGAAAATCAACTAACTTGACTTTTCAATCAATTACACAAATTGACTAGTTGAAAAGAAATCAATGCAATTAATGGACGAGATCAACCAACAAACAACTGCATCATCATTCTCACATACGAAATGACTAACACGTTTGAAACATAAATAATTTCCAAAATTAACGTCACTGGTGAAAATCAAAACCTAATACGATTCACCCCACCTACCTCCACCAGTCCACGGTCTCATAATTATGATCCATCACCGAAAACAGAAACAAAACAACTACTcctaaaatcaaaatttaattcaCCAGCAAAAGCACACTTTCGCATCATTCCCCAAACCTCAAGGATACTATAATTGAAGAATGAAACATGAATAACAAGTCAGCTTGTGCAAATCATCCgaataaaaaaagaaacaaagacATGCGCAAGTCACACCATTGGCAACATTTTTCAAGTAGATGAAAAAAAAGGTCAGAAACAGATCCAAAACTCGCAATCAAACTGACAATAAAAGTCAATGAAGCAGAAAAATCAGCAAAAAAAGATACATACAGTAGAATTGAAGTGGCTTGGAGCCATGATTCAGTGGCTACTGAAAATCGGAGATACCGATGCAGGGAATGGAAAGGGAAAAGCCGTTAAGAGATTCCGCACATGAAACGAAAATGGGACTAGAGAGAGAAATAGTAGTTGGAATTAATTCATCATgtcgagagagagagagaaaagaagttgGGGATTTAGAGGAAATAAATAGATGAAGAAAGTCTCATTTTGATAGGGTCCTACTGTAACGCGTGGCAGGTCGGAAAACACCCGCTGTGGAGTGCaataaaatttcataaattACAACTTACGtctctttcttttttgtttttctaataCTAATAAATTAGGTGACCCAAAATTTCCCCGCCATTttttgatttgtaaaaaatGTGACTTAATTTTCTAATTATATTTAGgggaaagttaaaaaaaaattaagtgttTTCGGTTTTTAATACTTTAAGAATTATTGtgataaaatgatattttatgATTTTCGATATTAGGTAGGGGCGGAGCTAGGGGCAGGGAGGGTTGACATTCCGGATGCCGAAATACCCGTAGGGATGTTCTACTAGTTAAACTTGCAGTTGCCATGGCTGTTAGGCCTGCACAAAACTAACCGAAAAATCGAGTTCCGAAACCGAAATCAAACCGAAAAATAGGTTAACTGTAATCGATGGACTAGTTtacggtttttattttaaaaaccgatggttaaccgaaaccgaaaaataaaccgattatgtattaatacacataaaactagtataaatatatgtaaaaatttaattatcaatctataaatatacatatttgtatttaatttttaagttaaaaatatcaaaataacttaaaacttatttgttttggaaattttgttaattaaatttgaagttacgtatttttatttaatatttaaataattatatatttattttaaaatgaataATTAAAGATGTAAAGTGATATTTGCGACGAAAAGTCACTAATGGTTAACCGATCGAAATataggttaaccgaccgaagttTATATTAACCGAAATATGGTTAACCAAATTAAATGGATTGGTTAATGGTTTTtattaatggactggttaaccgaccatgtgCACCCCTAGCCATGGTGTTTGGGAAGAAAGATGGGGCAGGAGTTCCAACCTTTCtgtgttatatttttttaggttaGAGATGAATAAAACGATGTCGTTTCTTTCATTTCTGAtttaaagaaaaaaggaaaatacaTATGTATCATTTCTTTAAACTACTTCTTTTGTTGCGTTCTTTCTTCCTCAATGAAAGAAGAAGCAGTAGCAGCAGTTCACAAATAGGAGAGCAAAAACCAAGGTCCTTCGACGATAAGAGGAGACGCCGCTCAGAATAAGACTAAAGTTATTGGTGTTCTACTTGAGCAAGAGCAAAGTTACTAGTGTCAACGGGCAAAGATTATCTGGCTGAAGGATGGAGATCTGAATTTGAAATT
The DNA window shown above is from Euphorbia lathyris chromosome 1, ddEupLath1.1, whole genome shotgun sequence and carries:
- the LOC136223253 gene encoding NAD(H) kinase 1 isoform X1, with translation MAPSHFNSTDSCANGDASFSCSEPENGFTDSLSLFHSEKAVQEILQQTPVHGTDDHLIEFSEALRTVAKALRRAAEGKASAQAEAAEWKRRFELERDRNQHLQRRGDCNGGFSEGRTEGSSKPPVVFNHTKEQSDNCYLNGICSHEILQDGENDLDSKTVKSRMKRKVNSITCLDGNPQVLASFKLSWYSKGEDSDQHKHDVVSFDKGNITTAERSSKQISLKWESDPQTVLIFTKPNSTSVRILCTDMVRWLREHKKLKIYVEPRVKRELLTESSYFDFLQTWKDDKEISLLHAKVDLVITLGGDGTVLWTASMFKGPVPPVVPFSLGSLGFMTPFYSEHYRDCLDSILRGPISITLRHRLQCHVIRDSATNEVETEDPILVLNEVTIDRGISSFLTNLECFCDNSFVTCVQGDGLILSTTSGSTAYSLAAGGSMVHPQVPGILFTPICPHSLSFRPLILPEHVTVRVQVPFNSRSSAWVSFDGKDRKQLAPGDALVCSMAPWPVPTACQVDSTDDFFRSIHEGLHWNLRKTQSFDGPRDHQHPAQLLPDDTHSGNQFLTTYVGASPPNAYRKQKPFC
- the LOC136223253 gene encoding NAD(H) kinase 1 isoform X2; translated protein: MAPSHFNSTDSCANGDASFSCSEPENGFTDSLSLFHSEKAVQEILQQTPVHGTDDHLIEFSEALRTVAKALRRAAEGKASAQAEAAEWKRRFELERDRNQHLQRRGDCNGGFSEGRTEGSSKPPVVFNHTKEQSDNCYLNGICSHEILQDGENDLDSKTVKSRMKRKASFKLSWYSKGEDSDQHKHDVVSFDKGNITTAERSSKQISLKWESDPQTVLIFTKPNSTSVRILCTDMVRWLREHKKLKIYVEPRVKRELLTESSYFDFLQTWKDDKEISLLHAKVDLVITLGGDGTVLWTASMFKGPVPPVVPFSLGSLGFMTPFYSEHYRDCLDSILRGPISITLRHRLQCHVIRDSATNEVETEDPILVLNEVTIDRGISSFLTNLECFCDNSFVTCVQGDGLILSTTSGSTAYSLAAGGSMVHPQVPGILFTPICPHSLSFRPLILPEHVTVRVQVPFNSRSSAWVSFDGKDRKQLAPGDALVCSMAPWPVPTACQVDSTDDFFRSIHEGLHWNLRKTQSFDGPRDHQHPAQLLPDDTHSGNQFLTTYVGASPPNAYRKQKPFC
- the LOC136223253 gene encoding NAD(H) kinase 1 isoform X3: MAPSHFNSTDSCANGDASFSCSEPENGFTDSLSLFHSEKAVQEILQQTPVHGTDDHLIEFSEALRTVAKALRRAAEGKASAQAEAAEWKRRFELERDRNQHLQRRGDCNGGFSEGRTEGSSKPPVVFNHTKEQSDNCYLNGICSHEILQDGENDLDSKTVKSRMKRKVNSITCLDGNPQVLASFKLSWYSKGEDSDQHKHDVVSFDKGNITTAERSSKQISLKWESDPQTVLIFTKPNSTSVRILCTDMVRWLREHKKLKIYVEPRVKRELLTESSYFDFLQTWKDDKEISLLHAKVDLVITLGGDGTVLWTASMFKGPVPPVVPFSLGSLGFMTPFYSEHYRDCLDSILRGPISITLRHRLQCHVIRDSATNEVETEDPILVLNEVTIDRGISSFLTNLECFCDNSFVTCVQGDGLILSTTSGSTAYSLAAGGSMVHPQVPGILFTPICPHSLSFRPLILPEHVTVRVQVPFNSRSSAWVSFDGKDRKQLAPGDALVCSMAPWPVPTACQVDSTDDFFRSIHEGLHWNLRKTQSFDGPRDHQHPAQLLPDDRAF